One region of Esox lucius isolate fEsoLuc1 chromosome 17, fEsoLuc1.pri, whole genome shotgun sequence genomic DNA includes:
- the si:ch211-220m17.5 gene encoding guanylin family protein, producing the protein MKGMLFITFVLLALCLVWEAHATQVKVQEGNFVFSLKSVKILQELTDSGHLNEEHNPRLSSTSFAAVCSNPSLPQEFLPLCMLSGASMSFSRLVAMPMDICEICAFAACTGC; encoded by the exons atgaagGGCATGCTTTTTATTACTTTTGTGCTCCTGGCTCTCTGTCTTGTCTGGGAAGCACATGCCACCCAAGTCAAAGTACAG GAGGGCAACTTCGTTTTCTCACTGAAGTCAGTGAAGATCCTTCAAGAACTAACAGATAGCGGCCATTTAAACGAGGAGCATAATCCTCGTCTTTCCAGCACCAGCTTTGCTGCTGTCTGTTCTAACCCTTCCCTGCCACAGGAGTTCTTACCCCTGTGCATGCTGAGTGGGGCAAGCATGTCTTTCTCCAGACTAG TTGCTATGCCTATGGACATCTGTGAGATCTGTGCCTTTGCTGCCTGCACAGGCTGTTAG